The proteins below are encoded in one region of Ascochyta rabiei chromosome 21, complete sequence:
- a CDS encoding Amidase, with protein MFLHQLDLTTALRPSLLPEETLLFVQDAVGLYEGKFKIPQYQNGQAYLTSHRTCYVDHTEPRKNSVAIFLKDVEKPEFYAGFLKSSPKITLYPKPANQLSRGLSAPVLAQSPSSPSPERRNSPAPAPSITASWVCPICSFSNPVPSNFDPALASRTPIPPCLACGIKPPTVHVVKAAIAAISNRPAPGPPPKDSKNGVMSSTPSGGMVSCPRCTLQNHPSLLNCEICGASLTTAVNKHLDHVTEVRRAESPGPSLTTPIQTTNIECIKLSFRSGGEKIFFERLKNALVQRKWLLQSAPPIPKPRSNSGAFDDSYSAKSGRSSAEMERPRVVGIAGLERRGLEQRQNNEAMIGNAFEDLEALMTSAKEIIALAEQFASQANLGTNGSSEDNALASQSASALGLITTKDMLGSGSESLYVSELSRNLAEWLTDDTRGVLRRGGGIMTLVDLWAMFNRARGGVELVSPADFEKAARMWDTLKLPIRLRQFKSGLLVVQGRDRTDEKTIASLLAWLKSLHTEMPSSDMSWDWQTYGRGVTAQETAEKFGWSVGVAIEELEVAEEAGALCREQSLDGFRFWENWLVKNPDSSISVLV; from the exons ATGTTCCTGCACCAGCTCGACCTAACCACCGCCCTGCGCCCGTCGCTCTTGCCAGAGGAGACGCTTCTATTTGTGCAAGATGCCGTGGGACTGTATGAGGG CAAATTCAAGATACCACAGTACCAGAATGGCCAGGCCTACTTGACGTCGCATCGAACGTGCTATGTCGACCATACTGAACCGCGCAAGAACTCGGTCGCCATATTCCTGAAAGATGTTGAGAAGCCAGAGTTCTAT GCTGGCTTCCTCAAGTCCTCTCCCAAGATCACCCTCTACCCTAAGCCTGCCAATCAGCTGTCGCGTGGGCTCTCAGCGCCAGTCCTTGCGCAGAGCCCCTCATCCCCAAGTCCCGAGCGGCGCAATAGCCCTGCACCAGCCCCTTCCATAACCGCATCTTGGGTGTGTCCCATATGCTCCTTTTCGAACCCAGTACCATCGAACTTCGATCCTGCGCTCGCATCGCGTACACCCATCCCACCATGCTTAGCTTGCGGTATCAAGCCTCCAACTGTGCATGTGGTGAAAGCAGCGATAGCGGCCATCTCCAACAGACCGGCACCTGGCCCACCGCCAAAGGATAGCAAGAATGGTGTCATGTCCTCGACACCCTCTGGTGGCATGGTCTCGTGTCCAAGATGTACATTGCAGAACCATCCGTCACTGCTGAATTGCGAGATATGTGGCGCATCATTAACAACAGCCGTAAACAAGCATCTGGACCATGTAACGGAAGTTCGCAGGGCGGAGTCACCTGGCCCATCCCTAACCACACCTATACAGACGACCAACATAGAGTGCATCAAACTATCCTTCCGAAGTGGTGGCGAAAAGATCTTCTTCGAGCGTCTCAAGAATGCACTGGTACAGCGCAAGTGGTTGCTACAGAGCGCACCTCCTATACCAAAACCTCGATCAAATTCAGGCGCGTTCGATGACAGCTATTCAGCAAAGTCTGGCAGATCATCGGCGGAGATGGAGCGGCCTCGCGTAGTCGGTATTGCCGGTTTGGAGCGTCGTGGGCTCGAACAGAGACAGAACAACGAGGCCATGATTGGAAATGCTTTTGAAGATCTTGAGGCACTGATGACCTCTGCAAAGGAGATCATTGCTCTGGCCGAGCAATTTGCATCACAAGCAAACCTAGGAACGAATGGTAGCTCAGAAGACAATGCCCTAGCGTCTCAGTCAGCATCTGCGCTTGGGCTTATCACTACGAAAGACATGCTTGGCTCGGGTTCCGAATCACTCTATGTATCTGAGCTGTCTCGAAATCTTGCAGAATGGCTCACCGACGATACAAGAGGGGTTCTGCGAAGGGGCGGAGGTATCATGACGCTTGTCGACCTCTGGGCCATGTTCAACCGCGCAAGAGGTGGAGTGGAGCTAGTCAGCCCGGCCGACTTTGAGAAGGCAGCGAGGATGTGGGATACCTTGAAACTCCCAATACGTCTGCGGCAGTTCAAGAGTGGTCTGCTTGTAGTCCAAGGCCGCGATCGAACAGACGAAAAGACTATTGCCAGTTTACTGGCATGGCTGAAGAGCTTGCACACCGAAATGCCAAGCTCAGACATGTCTTGGGACTGGCAAACGTACGGTAGAGGCGTTACTGCGCAAGAGACTGCCGAAAAGTTTGGTTGGAGTGTAGGAGTTGCGATCGAAGAGCTTGAAGTGGCTGAGGAGGCTGGTGCCCTGTGTCGTGAGCAGAGTCTTGACGGCTTTAGATTTTGGGAGAACTGGCTCGTCAAGAATCCAGACTCGTCTATCTCTGTCCTTGTTTAG
- a CDS encoding Protein-tyrosine-phosphatase, with product MSAITLADLQFIDRETLAKKFDAVQALPTDTAVVDVRDSDHIGGHIRGSTWMPSSQLDYKVPELVRTLRDKEVVVFHCALSQQRGPSAALRYLREKERLDPSATLESKGEVKEEGVGSRSEEGVEGKREGKKQRVYVLRGGFTEWQEKYGEDSKLTEGYQKDIWEFGS from the coding sequence ATGTCAGCAATCACGCTCGCAGACCTCCAGTTCATCGACCGCGAAACCCTAGCGAAGAAATTCGACGCCGTGCAAGCTCTGCCCACAGACACCGCCGTCGTCGACGTCCGCGACAGCGACCACATCGGAGGACACATTCGCGGAAGCACATGGATGCCCAGCTCGCAGCTAGACTACAAAGTGCCGGAGCTGGTGCGCACGCTCAGAGACAAGGAAGTCGTTGTGTTTCACTGCGCTCTGAGTCAGCAGCGAGGGCCGAGCGCGGCGCTGAGGTATCTGCGGGAGAAGGAGCGGTTGGATCCTAGCGCGACTCTGGAGTCGAAGGGTGAGGTCAAGGAGGAGGGTGTCGGTTCTAGAAGTGAAGAGGGCGTGGAGGGGAAACGCGAGGGCAAGAAGCAGAGGGTGTACGTGCTGAGAGGTGGGTTTACGGAGTGGCAGGAGAAGTATGGGGAAGACAGTAAGTTGACCGAGGGCTATCAGAAGGACATTTGGGAGTTTGGGTCTTGA
- a CDS encoding bifunctional hydroxyacyl-CoA dehydrogenase/enoyl-CoA hydratase fox2, producing MGAQELRYDGQTVVVTGAGGGLGREYAIFFASRGANVVVNDLGSSFKGEGGSSSAADKVVEEIKSAGGNAVANYDSVENGENIIKTAIDAFGRIDVLINNAGILRDVSFKNMKQADWELIYKVHVLGAYKCARAAWPHFRKQKYGRLISTASAAGLFGSFGQTNYSAAKLALVGFTETLAKEGFKYNILCNVIAPIAASRMTETVMPPDVLEKLKPEWIVPLVAVLTHKSNTKTGGIFEAGGGHIAELRWERANGVHLKADETLTPGAVATKWKDVVDFSKPDHPQGPANALELLEEAGKLPANPKGEELDFTGKVAIVTGGGAGLGRIYALQLAKRGAKVVINDLVNPDDVVQEIQKLGGEAVGNKADVQDGEAVVKTAIDTWGRVDIVINNAGILRDKAFANMTDDQWDIIHKVHLFGTYSVSKAAWPYMLKQKYGRILNTTSTSGIYGNFGQANYASAKCGILGFSKSLALEGKKHNIFVNTVAPNAGTQMTRSIMPEEVVQALKPDYNAPLVILLVSDKAPVPTGGLYEMGSGWFAATRWQRTGGHGFPVDVKLTPEAVLQQWERITNFDDGRADNPHDNASGLKSIMANMENTSKKSKKEKKPSKSNEEILKAQQKALATKSEGTPFEYTERDVILYNLGIGAKRTDLPFVYEGDENFQVIPTFGVVPPFNAEPPFSFDEIVPNFDPRMLLHGEQFLEIRKFPIPTEAKLIAVPKLVEVVDKGAAGLVVYGSVTKDANTGEEIFYNESTVFIRGSGNFGGQKKGGDRGAATKAYKPPQRAPDVVVEEKTTEEQAAIYRLSGDLNPLHIDPQFSKVGGFETPILHGLCSFGISGKHVLQKFGPFKNIKVRFAGVVLPGQTLITEMWKTGNTVAFQTKVKETGKLAISGAGAELLGGGSKL from the exons ATGGGTGCGCAAGAGTTGCGATACGATGGCCAGACCGTTGTAGTGACTGGTGCTGGTGGCGGCCTTGGTCGCGAGTATGCCATCTTCTTCGCCAGCCGCGGTGCGAACGTCGTCGTGAATGACCTCGGTAGTAGCTTCAAGGGCGAGGGAGGTAGCTCATCG GCTGCAGACAAAGTTGTTGAAGAGATCAAGTCCGCCGGCGGCAACGCAGTCGCCAACTACGACTCAGTCGAGAATGGAGAAAATATCATCAAGACTGCGATCGACGCTTTCGGGCGCATTGATGTCCTCATCAACAACGCCGGTATCCTACGAGATGTCAGCTTCAAGAACATGAAGCAGGCAGACTGGGAGCTTATCTACAAGGTTCACGTCCTCGGTGCATACAAGTGTGCAAGAGCTGCATGGCCACATTTCAGAAAACAGAAGTATGGCAGGCTTATTAGCACCGCCTCGGCTGCTGGTCTGTTTGGCTCTTTCGGTCAGACCAACTATTCAG CTGCCAAACTTGCTCTGGTCGGTTTCACCGAGACCCTCGCAAAAGAGGGCTTCAAGTACAACATCCTTTGCAACGTCATCGCCCCAATCGCAGCCAGTCGAATGACCGAGACTGTCATGCCTCCCGATGTCCTCGAGAAGCTGAAGCCAGAGTGGATCGTCCCTCTCGTTGCCGTTCTGACACACAAGTCGAACACCAAGACCGGTGGGATATTCGAAGCTGGTGGAGGCCACATCGCTGAGCTGAGATGGGAGCGAGCCAACGGTGTTCACTTGAAGGCAGATGAGACCCTTACACCAGGCGCTGTGGCTACCAAGTGGAAGGATGTCGTCGACTTCTCCAAGCCAGACCACCCACAGGGCCCTGCCAATGCTCTCGAACTTCTCGAGGAGGCTGGCAAGCTTCCTGCTAACCCCAAGGGCGAGGAGCTCGACTTCACCGGCAAGGTTGCAATTGTCACTGGTGGCGGTGCTGGTCTTGGCCGCATCTACGCTCTTCAACTGGCTAAGCGTGGTGCCAAGGTCGTTATCAACGATCTTGTGAACCCTGATGATGTCGTCCAGGAGATCCAGAAGCTTGGCGGTGAGGCCGTTGGTAACAAGGCTGATGTGCAGGATGGCGAGGCTGTTGTCAAGACGGCTATCGACACCTGGGGTCGTGTTGATATCGTCATTAACAACGCTGGTATCCTTCGCGACAAGGCTTTCGCCAACATGACCGACGACCAGTGGGATATTATTCACAAAGTTCATCTGTTCGGCACATACTCGGTTTCTAAGGCCGCCTGGCCTTATATGCTGAAGCAGAAGTATGGTCGTATCCTGAACACTACTTCTACCAGCGGTATTTACGGAAACTTTGGTCAAGCCAACTATGCCTCGGCCAAGTGCGGTATCCTTGGGTTCTCCAAGTCTCTTGCACTTGAAGGCAAGAAGCACAACATCTTCGTCAACACGGTTGCTCCCAACGCTGGCACACAGATGACTCGCTCGATCATGCCCGAGGAGGTTGTTCAAGCTCTCAAGCCCGACTACAACGCACCTCTCGTCATCCTTCTCGTTTCCGACAAGGCACCAGTGCCAACTGGTGGTCTCTATGAGATGGGTTCTGGCTGGTTTGCCGCTACCAGGTGGCAGCGAACTGGCGGCCACGGCTTCCCTGTCGATGTTAAGCTTACTCCCGAAGCTGTTCTCCAGCAGTGGGAGCGTATTACCAACTTCGATGACGGTCGTGCCGATAACCCGCACGACAACGCCAGCGGTCTCAAGTCGATCATGGCCAACATGGAGAATACTagcaagaagagcaagaaggaaAAGAAGCCATCGAAGAGCAACGAGGAGATCCTCAAGGCCCAGCAGAAAGCTCTTGCCACCAAGTCAGAGGGCACACCTTTCGAGTACACCGAGAGGGATGTCATCCTTTACA ACTTGGGCATTGGAGCCAAGCGTACCGATCTCCCCTTCGTCTACGAAGGCGACGAGAACTTCCAAGTCATTCCGACATTCGGTGTGGTCCCTCCCTTCAACGCCGAGCCTCCTTTCTCTTTTGATGAAATCGTCCCCAACTTCGACCCGCGCATGCTCCTGCACGGTGAGCAGTTCCTCGAAATCCGCAAGTTCCCCATCCCTACAGAAGCCAAGCTCATCGCTGTGCCAAAACTCGTCGAGGTGGTCGACAAGGGCGCCGCTGGGCTTGTTGTCTACGGCTCCGTAACCAAGGATGCGAACACTGGCGAGGAGATCTTCTATAACGAGAGCACAGTCTTCATCCGCGGAAGTGGCAACTTTGGCGGCCAGAAGAAGGGTGGTGACAGGGGTGCCGCAACCAAGGCGTACAAGCCACCTCAGCGCGCACCTGACGTCGTTGTTGAGGAGAAGACGACTGAGGAGCAGGCTGCCATCTACCGTCTCTCAGGTGATCTCAACCCTCTGCACATCGACCCGCAGTTCAGCAAGGTTGGTGGCTTTGAGACACCGATTCTGCACGGTCTGTGCTCGTTCGGTATCTCGGGTAAGCACGTCTTGCAGAAGTTTGGGCCGTTCAAGAACATCAAGGTTCGCTTCGCTGGTGTCGTACTGCCAGGACAGACTCTCATTACTGAGATGTGGAAGACCGGCAACACAGTAGCCTTCCAGACCAAGGTCAAGGAGACCGGCAAGCTTGCTATCTCTGGAGCTGGTGCTGAGTTGCTTGGCGGAGGAAGCAAGTTGTAG
- a CDS encoding Cystathionine beta-synthase → MSTTTRPKIPPVVMDNITQQIGNTPLVRLNKIPQSLGIEATVYVKVEAFNAGGSVKDRIALRMIEAAEKSGRIKPGDTLIEPTSGNTGIGLALVAAVKGYKTIITLPEKMSPEKVAVLKALGAEIIRTPTSAAWDSPESHIGVARKLVKELPNAHILDQYSNPDNPLAHEFGTAEEVWEQTQGKVTALVAGAGTGGTITGLARGLRKHNKDVKIIAADPQGSILALPETLNQERVNEAYKVEGIGYDFIPEVLEQQIVDKWYKTDDRTAFQYARRLISEEGILCGGSSGSAMDAAVKAIKELGLGKDDVVVVILPDSIRSYLSKFVDDDWLAANDLLPDTPPDTPEAANVTRRLSLSKSNKNDAFHGATIASLRLRPVTTVPATSPCSEAIETMREKGFDQLPVSTYSSAGKQRLVGLVTLGNLLSYIASGRASPKSKVEDVMFDFRKLNEVVKDLGRLHLEGEGTKVGSRREFVEITRDTKLSDLNKFFEWNSAAIVTEKVDGETRAAAVVTKVDLLTWMVTQKGANGH, encoded by the exons ATGTCCACCACCACGCGCCCTAAGATCCCGCCCGTCGTGATGGACAACATCACGCAGCAGATCGGCAACACGCCGCTTGTGCGTCTGAACAAGATTCCCCAGTCTCTTGGGATCGAGGCGACTGTGTATGTCAAGGTCGAAGCCTTCAACGCCGGCGGTTCAGTCAAAGACCGCATCGCCCTGCGCATGATTGAGGCTGCCGAGAAGTCCGGGCGTATAAAGCCCGGCGATACACTGATCGAGCCCACATCCGGCAACACTGGTATTGGTCTCGCGCTTGTCGCAGCTGTCAAGGGCTATAAGACCATCATCACTCTGCCCGAGAAGATGAGCCCGGAGAAGGTTGCAGTCCTGAAGGCGCTGGGCGCTGAGATCATCCGCACACCCACCAGCGCCGCGTGGGACAGCCCAGAGAGCCACATTGGCGTTGCGCGGAAGCTCGTCAAGGAGCTGCCCAACGCACACATCCTCGACCAGTACTCGAACCCCGACAACCCGCTCGCCCACGAGTTTGGCACTGCTGAGGAGGTCTGGGAGCAGACCCAGGGCAAGGTCACGGCGCTCGTCGCCGGTGCCGGCACTGGTGGCACAATCACTGGACTGGCGCGTGGTCTGAGGAAACACAACAAAGACGTCAAGATCATTGCTGCGGATCCCCAGGGCAGCATCCTTGCTCTGCCCGAGACGCTGAACCAGGAGCGCGTCAACGAGGCGTACAAGGTGGAGGGCATTGGGTACGACTTCATTCCCGAAGTTCTGGAGCAGCAGATTGTCGACAAGTGGTACAAGACCGACGACCGCACAGCATTCCAGTATGCAAGGAGGCTGATCTCTGAGGAGGGCATCCTCTGTGGTGGTTCGTCAGGCAGTGCCATGGACGCTGCTGTCAAGGCCATCAAAGAGCTTGGCCTTGGGAAAGACGACGTCGTCGTTGTCATTCTGCCCGATAGCATCAGGAGCTATCTCAGCAAG TTCGTCGATGACGACTGGCTTGCAGCCAACGACCTCCTCCCCGACACACCCCCCGATACTCCCGAGGCTGCAAACGTCACCCGCCGTCTATCCCTGAGCAAGAGCAACAAGAACGACGCCTTCCATGGCGCCACCATTGCCTCGCTCCGCCTCAGGCCCGTGACCACCGTTCCTGCCACCTCCCCTTGCAGCGAAGCCATTGAGACCATGCGCGAGAAGGGTTTCGATCAACTCCCTGTCTCCACATACTCCAGTGCTGGCAAGCAGAGGCTTGTTGGTCTCGTTACTCTGGGCAACTTGCTCTCTTACATCGCCTCGGGACGCGCTAGTCCCAAGTCGAAGGTTGAGGATGTCATGTTTGACTTCCGCAAGCTTAACGAAGTCGTCAAGGACCTAGGCAGGCTGCATCTAGAGGGTGAGGGCACCAAGGTCGGCAGCAGGAGGGAATTCGTCGAGATCACAAGGGACACAAAGCTCAGCGACTTGAACAAGTTCTTCGAGTGGAACAGCGCGGCAATTGTCACGGAGAAGGTCGACGGAGAGACACGGGCCGCTGCCGTTGTCACCAAGGTCGATCTTTTGACATGGATGGTGACGCAAAAGGGCGCCAACGGACACTAG